One genomic region from Gammaproteobacteria bacterium encodes:
- the accC gene encoding acetyl-CoA carboxylase biotin carboxylase subunit, producing the protein MLDKVLIANRGEIALRILRACKELGIKTVAAHSTVDRDLLHVRLADESVCIGPHPAALSYLNIPAIISAAEITDAIAIHPGYGFLSENADFAEQVEKSGFIFIGPHPDTIRQMGDKVAAINFMKKIGVPCVPGSDGPIEEDDTHTIKLARNIGYPIIIKAAGGGGGRGMRVVHTESHLINAIALTKSEAKAAFNNDKVYLEKYLQNPRHIEIQLLGDGHGNAIYLGERDCSIQRRHQKIIEEAPAPGITEKQRVQIGELCAKACRDMKYRGAGTMEFLYEDGKFYFIEMNTRVQVEHPITEMITGVDIVREQLRIAAGEKLAYTQDEIKIRGHAIECRINAEDPRTFTPSPGTISYFHAPGGPGIRVDSHIYSSYKVPPYYDSLIAKIIAYGETRELALARMREALDETVIEGIRTNIPLHQDILRGNSFQKGLINIHYLEKWMSM; encoded by the coding sequence ATGCTAGATAAAGTATTAATTGCTAATCGCGGTGAGATCGCCCTTCGCATTTTGCGCGCCTGTAAAGAATTAGGTATCAAAACTGTAGCTGCTCACTCCACTGTCGACCGAGATTTACTGCATGTCAGACTTGCAGATGAATCAGTTTGCATTGGACCGCATCCTGCGGCCCTTAGTTATTTAAATATTCCTGCCATTATCAGCGCAGCTGAAATCACAGATGCCATCGCTATTCACCCAGGCTATGGTTTTCTTTCAGAGAATGCCGACTTTGCTGAACAAGTCGAAAAAAGTGGATTTATTTTTATCGGCCCCCATCCCGATACTATTCGACAAATGGGAGATAAAGTTGCAGCCATTAACTTTATGAAAAAAATTGGCGTGCCCTGCGTGCCAGGATCAGACGGCCCTATCGAAGAGGATGATACGCACACCATCAAACTCGCGCGTAACATTGGTTATCCAATAATTATTAAAGCAGCTGGTGGTGGTGGTGGACGAGGGATGCGTGTGGTTCACACTGAGTCGCATCTTATTAATGCGATCGCTTTAACTAAAAGTGAAGCGAAAGCTGCCTTTAATAATGACAAAGTTTATTTAGAAAAATATTTACAAAATCCTCGCCATATTGAAATTCAATTGCTTGGCGATGGGCACGGCAATGCCATTTATCTTGGCGAGCGCGATTGCTCTATCCAACGCCGCCATCAGAAAATTATTGAAGAAGCACCCGCGCCAGGGATTACTGAAAAGCAGCGAGTGCAAATTGGTGAACTTTGTGCCAAAGCTTGCCGTGATATGAAGTATCGTGGTGCAGGTACCATGGAGTTTCTATACGAAGATGGTAAATTTTACTTTATTGAAATGAATACGCGGGTCCAGGTTGAGCACCCCATTACTGAAATGATTACGGGTGTTGATATTGTCCGTGAGCAATTGCGCATTGCAGCGGGTGAAAAACTTGCATATACCCAAGATGAAATCAAGATTCGAGGGCATGCGATCGAGTGTCGAATTAATGCTGAAGATCCACGTACGTTCACACCATCTCCTGGAACTATTTCTTATTTTCATGCTCCAGGTGGTCCAGGCATCCGCGTCGATTCCCACATTTATAGCAGTTATAAAGTGCCGCCTTATTACGATTCTTTGATTGCGAAAATTATTGCTTATGGTGAAACGAGAGAATTAGCCCTAGCAAGAATGCGTGAAGCGCTGGACGAAACAGTTATTGAAGGCATTCGCACCAATATTCCTCTCCATCAAGATATTTTGCGAGGCAACTCATTTCAGAAAGGTTTGATTAATATCCATTATCTTGAAAAATGGATGAGTATGTAG
- a CDS encoding acetyl-CoA carboxylase biotin carboxyl carrier protein, which produces MDMRKIKKLIELIQKTGVAEIEIKEGEESVRITREVKQSGAPMMMAAAAPQANQPIATAPSETPTHPQPTDASTQNKHTVKAPMVGTVYLSATPGAKPLVEIGQTVKVGEILCLIEAMKMFNQIESDKAGTLTARLIDNGTPVEFNQPLFIIE; this is translated from the coding sequence ATGGACATGCGAAAAATTAAGAAATTAATTGAGCTCATCCAAAAAACTGGGGTCGCAGAAATTGAAATCAAAGAAGGTGAGGAATCGGTTCGTATTACCCGCGAAGTTAAGCAAAGCGGAGCGCCCATGATGATGGCAGCAGCTGCGCCGCAAGCCAATCAGCCTATAGCAACTGCGCCGTCCGAAACACCAACTCATCCTCAACCCACTGACGCTTCAACTCAAAATAAACATACTGTGAAAGCCCCTATGGTCGGCACCGTGTATCTATCCGCAACACCGGGTGCAAAACCTCTTGTTGAAATAGGCCAAACAGTTAAAGTTGGTGAAATCTTATGCTTGATTGAAGCCATGAAAATGTTTAACCAAATCGAATCGGATAAAGCGGGAACCCTTACTGCGCGGCTCATTGATAATGGTACGCCAGTTGAATTCAATCAGCCGTTATTCATTATTGAATAA
- a CDS encoding DedA family protein, translating to MEYIQHILSFLVHIDDYLIAFVSHYGVWTYVILFSIIFCETGLVVFPFLPGDSLLFAAGSIAATENEPLNIGLLFFLLTLASILGNKLNYLIGVRVGPRVFKGSKYRLFSKKHLEDAHRFYEKHGGKTIILARFVPILRTFAPFVAGIAYMSLSQFSLYNIVSGLLWIGTLLYAGYFFGGLPFIKDNFSIVVYAVVALSLLPPLFAFLYRRFIPDNG from the coding sequence ATGGAATATATTCAACATATATTAAGTTTTTTAGTTCACATTGATGATTATCTCATCGCCTTTGTTTCGCACTATGGCGTTTGGACTTACGTCATCTTATTTTCCATTATCTTTTGTGAGACGGGTTTAGTTGTTTTCCCCTTCTTGCCCGGCGATTCTCTTTTATTTGCTGCAGGCAGTATTGCAGCAACGGAAAACGAACCCTTAAATATAGGCTTACTTTTCTTTCTCCTTACCCTGGCTTCCATTCTTGGCAACAAATTAAATTACTTGATCGGTGTACGAGTTGGCCCTCGGGTTTTTAAAGGCAGTAAGTATCGGCTTTTTAGTAAAAAACATTTAGAAGACGCCCACCGTTTTTATGAAAAGCATGGGGGGAAAACTATCATACTGGCTCGATTCGTACCAATTTTGCGCACTTTTGCGCCTTTTGTGGCAGGAATAGCCTACATGAGTTTGTCGCAATTCTCTCTTTATAACATTGTTAGTGGTCTTCTTTGGATTGGCACGCTTCTCTATGCCGGCTATTTCTTCGGTGGATTACCTTTTATTAAGGATAATTTTTCAATCGTCGTTTATGCAGTCGTTGCTTTATCACTCCTTCCTCCCCTCTTCGCTTTCTTATATCGACGATTTATCCCCGATAACGGATAA
- a CDS encoding class I SAM-dependent methyltransferase, translating to MPLISATPDISQLTIETNEQRTSLVYYDEKAKKQSFYIDFNTQQMAYRLKKATLRNELLARAIGAKPRDGIKLVDATAGLGRDGFLLAWLGFNITLIERSTTLCLLLENALNRAQNNSLLAKTVGRIELVQADALIWLKENPAIDVIYLDPMFPVRKKSAAVKKEMTLLQSLVGQDEDASKLFEQSLTCATQRVVVKRPRLSTFLTDQHPNFSLTGRSARFDIYLV from the coding sequence ATGCCGCTAATTTCTGCTACTCCTGATATATCTCAACTAACCATCGAAACGAATGAGCAACGCACTTCTCTGGTGTATTACGATGAAAAAGCCAAAAAACAATCCTTTTATATCGATTTTAATACCCAGCAAATGGCTTACCGTCTAAAAAAAGCGACGCTTCGCAATGAATTGTTAGCAAGAGCTATAGGCGCTAAACCGCGTGACGGCATTAAGCTTGTCGACGCAACTGCAGGGTTGGGACGGGATGGTTTTTTGTTAGCCTGGCTTGGTTTTAACATTACATTAATTGAGCGCTCCACTACGCTTTGTCTTTTATTAGAAAATGCCTTGAATCGCGCTCAGAACAATAGTTTACTGGCCAAAACTGTCGGTCGGATTGAATTGGTTCAAGCGGATGCATTAATATGGTTAAAAGAAAATCCAGCAATTGATGTAATTTATCTTGATCCAATGTTTCCGGTTCGGAAAAAATCAGCTGCGGTTAAAAAAGAAATGACTTTATTACAATCTTTAGTCGGTCAGGATGAAGACGCTAGTAAATTATTTGAACAATCCTTAACTTGTGCCACCCAGAGGGTTGTGGTAAAAAGACCGCGGTTATCTACTTTTCTCACCGATCAGCATCCCAATTTTTCACTCACTGGTCGAAGTGCACGTTTTGATATTTATTTGGTCTAA
- the ubiA gene encoding 4-hydroxybenzoate octaprenyltransferase encodes MKTTLKLNYYAQLMRLDKPIGALLLLWPTLWALWLAAQGLPNPLTLGIFIAGVFIMRTVGCVINDIADRKIDAQVTRTRNRPLAKGVLTLFEAVSLAIVLFSIALILVVFCRPLTLQLAFVGAALTLVYPFTKRFLNTPQIFLGAAFAWGIPMAYAEMTGHVPFAAWILYLAALVWPVIYDTMYAMVDRADDIKIPIRSTAIFFGSFDLLIIILLQIIFMTLMILVGQFDQLHLGYYVTLVVVAGLFTYQNILIKSRLPADCFLAFKNNNWVGMVIFLGIVWDFAHS; translated from the coding sequence ATGAAGACAACATTGAAACTCAATTATTATGCTCAGCTTATGCGATTGGACAAACCAATCGGTGCATTGTTGCTACTTTGGCCGACATTATGGGCTCTTTGGTTGGCAGCGCAGGGTTTACCTAATCCCCTAACATTAGGTATTTTTATTGCTGGTGTTTTTATCATGCGCACTGTCGGTTGCGTAATTAACGATATCGCAGATCGTAAAATTGATGCGCAAGTCACTCGTACACGCAATCGGCCTTTAGCAAAAGGGGTTTTAACCCTATTCGAAGCAGTCTCGCTCGCCATCGTACTTTTTTCAATCGCCCTCATCCTGGTAGTATTTTGTCGACCTTTAACGCTTCAACTTGCTTTTGTTGGAGCTGCGTTAACCCTAGTTTATCCCTTCACCAAACGCTTCTTAAATACGCCACAAATCTTCTTAGGAGCAGCTTTTGCCTGGGGTATCCCAATGGCTTATGCAGAAATGACGGGACATGTGCCTTTTGCAGCCTGGATTTTATATTTAGCAGCATTGGTTTGGCCGGTTATTTACGACACCATGTATGCGATGGTGGATCGGGCAGATGATATTAAAATTCCAATCCGTTCAACTGCTATTTTCTTTGGTAGCTTTGACCTTTTGATAATTATTCTATTACAAATTATCTTTATGACCCTCATGATTTTGGTCGGTCAATTTGATCAACTTCATTTAGGTTATTACGTCACTCTTGTAGTCGTGGCTGGTTTATTTACTTACCAAAATATTTTAATTAAATCGCGGCTCCCTGCTGATTGCTTTCTCGCGTTTAAGAATAATAATTGGGTGGGCATGGTTATTTTTTTAGGCATCGTTTGGGATTTTGCTCACTCGTAA
- a CDS encoding 4-phosphoerythronate dehydrogenase, producing MKIVADSQIPFIKDFFESYGDLILKSGREIEPLDIKDADMLLVRSITPVTASLLERSSVKFVGSITAGADHLDIQFLEAAAIQYAFAKGFNAPPVADYVVSMIAALKRKKILPDRKLKAAVIGVGNIGRLVVERLKILGMEVIMCDPPRALADKHFISTALAEIEGVDIISLHVPLTKEGSYPTYHCIDDDFLRKQKPGCVIINASRGDIISPPALEAHGKHLIWCLDVWPQEPCINQNLLKQALIATPHIAGYSVQSKRRGIEMIYDQACKKKIIHPKDIPALSLTKQTLNFAGESHQWEDIVLGIFNPVILTAMMRSQICSAKDPGQAFDEMRRQFNYRYEFSFTNIMSSPLPGEDQQILKALNITTL from the coding sequence ATGAAAATAGTCGCGGATTCTCAAATCCCATTTATCAAAGATTTTTTTGAAAGCTACGGTGATTTAATTTTAAAATCCGGACGTGAAATAGAACCTCTTGATATCAAAGACGCAGATATGTTGTTGGTGCGCTCTATTACCCCAGTTACCGCATCCCTTTTAGAAAGAAGTAGCGTCAAATTTGTGGGAAGTATAACCGCGGGTGCTGATCATCTTGATATTCAGTTTTTAGAAGCAGCAGCGATTCAATATGCTTTTGCAAAAGGTTTCAATGCACCGCCGGTCGCTGATTACGTTGTCAGCATGATTGCCGCATTAAAACGAAAAAAAATACTTCCTGATCGCAAACTAAAAGCTGCTGTTATTGGTGTAGGTAATATTGGTCGATTGGTAGTGGAGCGATTAAAAATATTAGGAATGGAAGTGATCATGTGCGATCCTCCTCGTGCTCTGGCGGATAAACATTTTATTTCTACAGCACTAGCCGAGATCGAGGGGGTGGATATTATCTCGCTCCACGTTCCCTTAACGAAAGAGGGTTCTTACCCCACTTATCATTGCATTGATGATGATTTTTTAAGAAAACAAAAGCCAGGATGCGTAATCATCAATGCTTCTCGTGGCGATATTATTTCTCCTCCCGCGCTTGAAGCACACGGTAAGCATTTAATTTGGTGTTTGGATGTTTGGCCGCAAGAACCTTGTATTAATCAAAACTTATTAAAGCAGGCCCTTATTGCAACGCCTCATATTGCTGGCTATTCAGTTCAAAGTAAGCGACGTGGAATCGAAATGATTTATGATCAAGCCTGCAAAAAGAAAATCATTCATCCTAAAGATATTCCTGCCTTGTCTTTGACGAAACAAACTTTAAATTTCGCCGGAGAAAGTCATCAGTGGGAAGATATTGTTCTTGGCATTTTTAACCCAGTCATTTTAACTGCGATGATGCGTTCTCAGATTTGCTCTGCTAAAGATCCAGGCCAGGCTTTTGATGAAATGCGCCGACAATTTAATTATCGATATGAATTTAGCTTTACCAATATTATGAGTTCCCCTCTGCCTGGAGAAGATCAGCAAATTCTCAAAGCGTTAAACATAACAACACTTTAA
- a CDS encoding penicillin-binding protein 1A yields the protein MNRFLGLIRKLIILSLLLCTVAVLGVLYYIEYELPDIEALNTVQLQVPLQIFTHDKKLLATFGEKRRIPLPYREIPQPLIQAVLATEDQRYFKHKGVDIQGLGRAAVQLVLTGKKLQGGSTITMQVARSFYLSRNKTFGRKLREILLAIKIENKLKKEKILELYLNKVFLGNRAYGVEAAAEIYYGKHLNELSIDQYAVLAGLPKAPSTLNPLANPQAALKRRNHVLGRMHEQEYIDDKTYEAALKMPLDASYHDLRTEVKAPYVAELVRAQLEQMYGDSIYTDGFRVYTTVDSKLQDLANLSVRDNLLAYDQRHGYRGPVANFGSPELDRVDAWQIKLRRIPQISNLTPAVVFEITPRSITVMNDNGDFIIIPWEGLAWARKQVSPDYLGPKPHSPQQVVALGDVVYIQPQQNNGYQLAQLPKAEAGLVALNPQNGAILAMMGGFDYNHSKFNRITNAERQPGSSFKPFIYSAALERGYTLATVINDAPLVIENPNDNSLWRPQNVNHKFYGPTRLRTAIIESRNLVSIRLLALMGVPYAIHYLKRFGFAPSQLPPGLSLALGTALVTPLQMAQAFAVFANGGMKVVPYIIDTIQNSQEEIIYQAKPLVACQNDCGNDVVPAQRVISPQNAFLITSTLHDVIQRGTAKLAKNLGRNDLAGKTGTTQNQVDAWFAGYNPDIVAISWMGFDQPQSLHEYGAQAALPMWMQFIQEALKGKPDRPLLQPEGVVSVRIDPLSGRRATANDTVAQFEYFMLPFLPDKDDTDDLSYSDQDNQENVDSPPDVESIY from the coding sequence ATGAATCGTTTTCTTGGTTTAATACGTAAGCTCATTATTCTTTCACTGCTGCTTTGCACAGTTGCTGTGCTTGGTGTTCTTTATTACATCGAATATGAGTTGCCTGATATTGAAGCGTTGAACACCGTTCAACTACAAGTTCCCTTACAAATCTTCACGCATGACAAAAAGTTGCTTGCAACTTTTGGCGAAAAACGACGCATTCCATTACCGTATCGTGAAATTCCACAACCCCTCATTCAAGCTGTTCTTGCTACTGAAGATCAGCGCTATTTCAAACACAAAGGGGTGGATATTCAAGGCTTAGGCCGGGCTGCCGTGCAACTCGTTTTAACGGGTAAAAAATTGCAAGGTGGAAGCACTATCACGATGCAAGTTGCACGAAGTTTTTATCTATCGCGTAATAAAACTTTTGGACGTAAATTACGTGAAATTCTATTAGCGATCAAAATTGAAAATAAATTAAAAAAAGAAAAAATTCTTGAACTTTACTTAAATAAAGTTTTCCTAGGCAATCGCGCTTATGGTGTAGAGGCGGCCGCTGAAATTTATTATGGGAAACATTTAAACGAACTCTCGATCGATCAATACGCTGTATTAGCAGGCTTACCAAAAGCGCCTTCCACGCTGAATCCTTTGGCTAACCCGCAAGCGGCGCTCAAACGACGTAATCATGTTTTAGGTCGAATGCATGAACAAGAATATATTGATGATAAAACTTATGAAGCAGCTTTAAAAATGCCGTTAGATGCAAGTTATCATGATTTGCGTACTGAAGTGAAAGCCCCCTATGTTGCAGAGTTAGTTCGCGCACAATTAGAACAAATGTATGGCGATAGTATTTATACCGATGGCTTTCGAGTCTATACAACAGTGGATAGTAAGCTGCAAGATCTCGCCAATCTTTCCGTCCGCGATAATTTACTTGCCTATGACCAACGACATGGCTATCGCGGCCCAGTTGCTAACTTCGGATCACCTGAGCTTGATCGAGTTGATGCTTGGCAAATTAAATTACGTCGCATTCCACAAATTAGCAATCTTACACCTGCCGTCGTTTTTGAAATTACACCGCGGTCTATTACCGTCATGAATGATAACGGGGACTTTATTATTATTCCCTGGGAAGGTTTAGCGTGGGCACGTAAACAAGTAAGCCCTGACTATCTTGGTCCAAAACCACACTCGCCTCAGCAAGTCGTCGCGCTGGGTGACGTCGTTTACATCCAACCCCAACAAAATAATGGTTATCAACTCGCTCAACTCCCCAAAGCCGAAGCGGGCCTTGTCGCTTTGAACCCCCAAAATGGTGCAATTCTAGCGATGATGGGTGGTTTTGATTACAACCATAGCAAGTTTAATCGCATTACGAATGCCGAACGCCAACCTGGCTCAAGCTTCAAACCCTTCATTTACTCCGCCGCGCTTGAACGGGGTTATACCTTAGCAACTGTTATTAACGACGCTCCGCTCGTCATTGAAAACCCTAACGACAATAGTTTATGGCGACCCCAAAATGTCAATCATAAATTCTATGGTCCAACGCGTTTACGGACCGCTATTATTGAATCACGCAACCTTGTTTCAATCCGCTTGCTAGCTTTAATGGGTGTTCCATACGCGATTCATTATTTAAAACGTTTTGGTTTTGCTCCAAGTCAATTACCACCTGGCTTATCACTTGCCTTGGGCACAGCGCTCGTCACACCTTTGCAAATGGCACAAGCATTTGCAGTTTTTGCAAATGGTGGAATGAAAGTTGTTCCTTACATCATTGATACCATCCAAAATTCGCAAGAAGAAATTATTTATCAAGCTAAACCCCTCGTTGCTTGTCAAAATGATTGTGGGAATGACGTGGTTCCAGCACAACGGGTCATCTCCCCGCAAAATGCTTTTCTAATTACTTCAACTTTGCATGATGTGATCCAACGTGGAACAGCGAAACTTGCTAAAAATTTAGGACGTAATGATTTAGCTGGTAAAACAGGAACTACGCAAAATCAAGTTGATGCTTGGTTTGCAGGATATAACCCGGACATTGTTGCGATCTCGTGGATGGGATTCGATCAACCGCAATCGCTTCATGAGTATGGTGCCCAAGCGGCCTTACCGATGTGGATGCAATTTATTCAAGAAGCATTAAAAGGGAAACCCGACCGGCCCTTGCTGCAACCAGAAGGGGTTGTCAGTGTTCGAATTGACCCTTTATCAGGTCGACGTGCTACTGCTAACGATACAGTGGCTCAATTTGAATACTTCATGCTACCCTTCTTGCCTGATAAAGACGATACCGATGACCTGTCTTATAGTGACCAAGATAATCAAGAAAATGTCGATTCACCCCCTGATGTCGAATCAATTTATTAA
- the pilM gene encoding pilus assembly protein PilM, whose translation MKFGLNKHISCVGLDIQPHEIRLVQLRQTRNSFVLEYVIRHQVTSPLIVDDLIQVKALTDALSTLAESLPAKEIQVSFCLPAHWVKMQIIQVPRYSTSEEIIEAIKQEVVQTSPYGQEALCIDYTVLCTKEDCHEIYFAVAKEALVTQVVQAIHTVTNFHVKIIDIDLYALIRLMTHGFDFLPTEQVQGLLQLTDRNACLVLFNDERILFHTQWQYSHEKELDHVLKDNIEFGLSLQQTQQLSCLTVSGESTEVERLFAITPIVAKRLRQFDLSSVFITAAHLGQAQLKQDAHYLLAASGAAMRRVPKW comes from the coding sequence TTGAAATTTGGTTTAAATAAACACATATCTTGCGTGGGGTTAGATATTCAACCTCATGAAATTCGATTAGTACAATTACGTCAAACTCGAAATTCTTTTGTTTTAGAATACGTTATTCGACATCAAGTTACTTCACCTCTAATCGTCGATGATCTTATTCAAGTGAAAGCATTAACTGATGCACTGTCGACCTTGGCGGAAAGTTTACCAGCCAAGGAAATCCAAGTGTCATTCTGCTTACCCGCCCATTGGGTCAAAATGCAAATTATACAGGTACCGCGTTATTCAACATCGGAAGAGATTATTGAAGCAATTAAACAAGAGGTGGTTCAAACCTCACCTTACGGTCAAGAGGCATTATGTATTGATTACACTGTGCTCTGCACTAAAGAAGACTGTCATGAAATTTATTTTGCCGTAGCAAAAGAGGCCTTAGTAACGCAAGTTGTCCAAGCGATTCATACCGTCACTAACTTCCACGTCAAGATTATCGATATCGATCTCTATGCTTTAATTCGGCTGATGACTCACGGTTTTGATTTTTTGCCCACAGAACAAGTTCAGGGGCTTTTGCAATTGACGGACCGTAATGCTTGTTTAGTTTTATTTAATGATGAGCGTATTTTATTTCATACTCAATGGCAATATTCACATGAAAAGGAGCTAGACCATGTTTTAAAAGATAACATTGAGTTTGGTTTATCCCTTCAACAAACCCAGCAATTATCTTGTTTGACTGTGTCTGGGGAATCCACTGAAGTTGAACGCTTATTTGCAATAACACCGATCGTTGCTAAACGCTTGCGGCAATTTGATTTGTCTTCGGTTTTTATCACTGCCGCCCATCTTGGACAGGCGCAATTAAAACAAGATGCTCATTATTTACTGGCAGCTAGCGGTGCAGCCATGCGCCGCGTACCCAAATGGTAG
- a CDS encoding pilus assembly protein PilP, which yields MMYRLRWLYGLMVGFGLGAIAWIIDVDSLYHQYKSIIATRDTSVPSMDVTSSLPILPAKETNLSKALLNEANFSLQVTETIREIATQHAVDIIQLNFLEDKVSQEVSKLHLKIRGPFNKVTGFIETMVQNALPIAITNFKYGRLVTGDYQMQMDLWAVKAQWCEKLNINLKEKTRSLFCSNPSQLQNFNAVYTTINYPFKQLQLVGLLQQGSQAVALIRLPTLQIIHVKVGALLGVEKNKVVAIDSHAVHLITQQSQQLVMHLKVN from the coding sequence ATGATGTATCGGTTAAGGTGGTTATACGGATTGATGGTGGGTTTCGGTTTAGGCGCTATCGCTTGGATTATTGATGTGGATTCTTTATATCATCAATATAAGTCAATAATTGCCACGCGTGATACATCAGTCCCCTCAATGGATGTGACTTCTTCCTTACCTATCCTACCTGCAAAGGAAACAAATCTTTCTAAAGCGCTGCTCAATGAGGCAAATTTTTCCCTACAAGTCACAGAGACAATAAGAGAAATTGCTACGCAACATGCAGTGGATATTATTCAACTGAATTTTCTCGAAGATAAAGTGAGCCAGGAAGTAAGCAAATTACACCTAAAGATAAGGGGTCCTTTTAATAAGGTCACAGGATTTATCGAAACAATGGTACAGAATGCATTACCTATTGCTATTACCAACTTTAAGTATGGCCGACTCGTCACTGGAGATTATCAAATGCAAATGGATTTATGGGCGGTTAAAGCACAATGGTGCGAAAAGCTTAACATTAACTTGAAAGAAAAAACCCGATCGCTTTTCTGTTCGAACCCCTCTCAATTGCAAAATTTTAATGCCGTTTATACGACAATCAACTATCCATTTAAACAGTTGCAATTAGTCGGCCTATTACAACAAGGTTCTCAAGCTGTAGCTCTAATTCGCTTACCAACGTTGCAAATTATCCATGTAAAAGTTGGTGCTTTGTTGGGAGTAGAAAAAAATAAAGTTGTTGCGATTGATAGTCATGCTGTACATCTCATTACCCAGCAATCACAGCAACTTGTGATGCACTTAAAGGTTAATTAA
- the aroK gene encoding shikimate kinase AroK, with amino-acid sequence MNSPQNNIFLVGPMGAGKTSVGRYLAKQLNKEFFDSDEEIEKKTGVSLSWLFDLEGIEGYRQREMKAIDELSGLSNIVLSTGGGCVETPEVRDYLKHRGMVIYMEVTLETQLSRLKKDKKRPLLQGDNPQEVLIKLWKEREPFYENIADFTVITDSRSVRDVCTDILNWLGMNKKNFD; translated from the coding sequence ATGAATAGTCCACAAAATAATATTTTTTTAGTCGGTCCCATGGGTGCGGGAAAAACCAGCGTGGGCCGATATTTAGCAAAACAACTCAATAAAGAATTTTTTGATTCGGATGAAGAGATTGAAAAGAAAACTGGTGTTTCTTTAAGCTGGCTGTTTGATTTGGAAGGGATAGAAGGATATCGCCAAAGAGAAATGAAGGCGATTGATGAATTGAGCGGTTTATCAAATATAGTTCTTTCCACTGGGGGTGGCTGTGTCGAGACTCCGGAAGTTCGTGATTATTTAAAGCACCGCGGCATGGTGATCTATATGGAAGTTACCCTTGAAACGCAACTTAGTCGATTAAAAAAAGATAAAAAACGTCCTTTATTGCAGGGCGATAACCCGCAAGAAGTTTTAATTAAATTATGGAAAGAGCGCGAACCTTTCTATGAAAATATTGCGGATTTCACGGTTATCACTGATAGTCGCTCCGTCCGTGATGTCTGCACCGACATTTTGAATTGGTTGGGAATGAATAAAAAGAATTTTGATTGA